From Papio anubis isolate 15944 unplaced genomic scaffold, Panubis1.0 scaffold4033, whole genome shotgun sequence:
CGGTTGATCCTAGGGCGGCGAGTGGCGGCGACCCAGGCGGCTAGCGGGGCCCGGCGCTGACCCTGAGTGCAGCCTGACCCGCCCTCGCGCGCGCGCCCTCCCTGGCCGGGCCCACTCGCCGCGCGCCCAGCCATGAACCTGGCAAGCCAGAGCGGGGAGGCCGGCGCCGGCCAGCTGCTCTTCGCCAACTTTAACCAGGACATCACAGAAGTGAAAAGGGCATCAAGAGCAGCTGGTCTTGGCCGTCGCGCTGTTGTCTGGTCCCTAGCTGTTGGTAGTAAGTCCGGTTAtaaatttttctccctttcttctgtgGATAAGCTGGAACAGATCTATGAATGCACTGACACGGAAGATGTGTGCATCGTAGAGAGATTGTTCTCCAGCAGCCTAGTGGCCATCGTGAGCCTTAAAGCACCAAGGAAGCTAAAGGTTTGCCACTTTAAGAAGGGAACTGAGATCTGCAACTACAGCTACTCCAACAGGATTCTGGCTGTGAAGCTCAACAGGCAGAGGCTGATAGTGTGCCTGGAGGAGTCCCTGTACATCCACAACATTCGGGACATGAAGGTGCTGCATACAATCAGGGAGACACCTCCAAACCCTGCAGGCCTGTGTGCACTGTCAATCAACAACGACAACTGCTACTTGGCGTACCCAGGGAGCGCGACCATCGGAGAGGTGCAGGTCTTCGATACCATTAATTTGAGAGCTGCAAACATGATTCCGGCTCATGACAGTCCTTTAGCGGCATTGGCCTTTGATGCAAGCGGAACTAAACTTGCCACGGCTTCAGAGAAGGGGACCGTGATTAGGGTATTTTCCATTCCAGAAGGACAAAAACTCTTTGAGTTTCGGAGAGGAGTGAAGAGGTGTGTGAGCATCTGCTCCCTGGCCTTCAGCATGGATGGCATGTTCCTCTCCGCCTCCAGCAACACGGAGACCGTGCACATCTTCAAACTCGAGACTGTGAAAGAAAAACCCCCAGAGGAGCCCACCACCTGGACCGGGTACTTCGGGAAAGTGCTCATGGCCTCCACCAGCTACCTGCCTTCCCAAGTGACAGAAATGTTCAACCAGGGCAGAGCCTTCGCCACGGTCCGCCTGCCATTCTGCGGCCACAAAAACATCTGCTCGCTAGCCACAATTCAGAAGATCCCGCGGTTGTTGGTGGGTGCCTCCGATGGGTACCTGTACATGTACAACCTGGACCCCCAGGAGGGCGGCGAGTGCGCCCTGATGAAGCAGCACCGGCTGGATGGCAGCCTGGAGACGGCCAATGAGATCTTGGACTCTGCCTCTCACGACTGCCCCTTAGTCACTCAGACATACGGCGCAGCTGCAGCAAAAGGTACTTATGTGCCTTCATCCCCAACGA
This genomic window contains:
- the LOC101016439 gene encoding WD repeat domain phosphoinositide-interacting protein 2-like isoform X2 — protein: MNLASQSGEAGAGQLLFANFNQDITEVKRASRAAGLGRRAVVWSLAVGSKSGYKFFSLSSVDKLEQIYECTDTEDVCIVERLFSSSLVAIVSLKAPRKLKVCHFKKGTEICNYSYSNRILAVKLNRQRLIVCLEESLYIHNIRDMKVLHTIRETPPNPAGLCALSINNDNCYLAYPGSATIGEVQVFDTINLRAANMIPAHDSPLAALAFDASGTKLATASEKGTVIRVFSIPEGQKLFEFRRGVKRCVSICSLAFSMDGMFLSASSNTETVHIFKLETVKEKPPEEPTTWTGYFGKVLMASTSYLPSQVTEMFNQGRAFATVRLPFCGHKNICSLATIQKIPRLLVGASDGYLYMYNLDPQEGGECALMKQHRLDGSLETANEILDSASHDCPLVTQTYGAAAAKAYTDDLGAVGGACLEDEASALRLDEDSEHPPMILRTD
- the LOC101016439 gene encoding WD repeat domain phosphoinositide-interacting protein 2-like isoform X1; amino-acid sequence: MNLASQSGEAGAGQLLFANFNQDITEVKRASRAAGLGRRAVVWSLAVGSKSGYKFFSLSSVDKLEQIYECTDTEDVCIVERLFSSSLVAIVSLKAPRKLKVCHFKKGTEICNYSYSNRILAVKLNRQRLIVCLEESLYIHNIRDMKVLHTIRETPPNPAGLCALSINNDNCYLAYPGSATIGEVQVFDTINLRAANMIPAHDSPLAALAFDASGTKLATASEKGTVIRVFSIPEGQKLFEFRRGVKRCVSICSLAFSMDGMFLSASSNTETVHIFKLETVKEKPPEEPTTWTGYFGKVLMASTSYLPSQVTEMFNQGRAFATVRLPFCGHKNICSLATIQKIPRLLVGASDGYLYMYNLDPQEGGECALMKQHRLDGSLETANEILDSASHDCPLVTQTYGAAAAKGTYVPSSPTRLAYTDDLGAVGGACLEDEASALRLDEDSEHPPMILRTD